The Miscanthus floridulus cultivar M001 chromosome 7, ASM1932011v1, whole genome shotgun sequence genome includes a region encoding these proteins:
- the LOC136465683 gene encoding uncharacterized protein: MRHGAALARADLKEPVAQGEATEAATKQAGEEAPTPRDARALESGEAEAPSITEATEGEAEAPRTSEAEVAEAGASRASKAEVADVGAPRTTEAEVAEGKEVADAEAASTAEQPALTSGEGSSALVRAAPLAARIQELEEELTWVAGEWDTFRSRAEQEAASTKAIVEQLEEEQGAHLLTKGLKKEVSQAAEASVAVQAVLEAKIWEHNALWSAARTACEALEVEGVESGSSLGSRLIALSGRVHERLRGALHMGVKRALAVVSSHYVGIDLEAVNDGYVVSEDDEKAEEVMKLVEAVEAPGTALASDDGVRNPERVDDISEEQHRLLGFYSSDRTSLNPLGELVNSYQQMGIAPEGLLQRPNHV; encoded by the exons ATGCGGCATGGCGCGGCGTTGGCCAGGGCCGACCTGAAGGAGCCGGttgcccaaggagaggctactgaGGCGGCCACGAAGcaggcgggggaggaggcgcctacgccCCGCGACGCCAGGGCCCTCGAGTCAGGTGAAGCCGAGGCGCCTTCAAtcactgaggccaccgagggcgaggccgaggcccctaggacctccgaggccgaggtggcggaggctggGGCTTCTAGGGCTTCCAAAGCCGAGGTGGCGGATGTCGGGgctcccaggaccaccgaggctgaggtggcggag gggaaggaggtggcggacgccgaggcggccagcaccgcggagcagccagctctgactTCTGGCGAGGGGAGCTCGGCGCTCGtccgg gccgcccctttggcggcacggatccaggagctggaggaggagctgacctggGTGGCTGGCGagtgggacaccttcaggtcccgagCCGAACAAGAGGCGGCCTCTACCAAGGCCATCGTCGagcagctggaggaggagcagggcgcgcacctgctgacgaaag GGTTGAAGAAGGAGGTCTCCCaggcagctgaggcctccgtcgcagtgcaggcggtgctcgaggccaagATCTGGGAGCACAACGCGTTGTGGAGCgccgcccgtaccgcctgcgaggccctagaggtcgagggggtcgagtcgggcagctcccttgggagccgcttgatcgcgttgagcggccgagtccacgagcggctccggggggcgttgcatatgggcgtcaagcgcgccctggctgtCGTCTCCTCGCATTACGTCGGCATTGACCTCGAGGCCGTCAACGACGGTTACGTCGTGTCTGAGGATGATGAGAAGgccgaggaggtcatgaagctggtggaggcggttgaggcccctggcacggcactggccag tgatgatggtgttcggaaccctgaacgtgtggatgatatcagtgaagaacagcaccgtcTGCTCGGATTTTATTCGAGTGATCGGACAagcctcaatccacttggagaacttgtcaatagctaccagcaaatgggtatagcccccgagggccttctgcagaggcctaACCATGTCTAG